In the uncultured Methanobacterium sp. genome, one interval contains:
- a CDS encoding DUF2807 domain-containing protein: protein MKFYNVLGIAIIVLLILVSGCIVKDDREKYLDQIKENGSGNVIKEDRYITGFNYISFHDDFFITNLIIDQGNEDLIEIEAEDNIIHHIKTEFLTENVTEPFLSIQYDANMPKPTKPILIHITCKKLNTLNFFGEGNTSLNNITSDNLIIRIERANCNSSLNDIKVDKLEIKLNQLSKMDVIGSANTQNVTTGSGSIYQADKLESKIADVHVDGNGKVTVKVTDLLNVEMNSNGELYYLGNPQINWGNHNKGKIVKMT from the coding sequence ATGAAGTTCTATAACGTTTTAGGAATAGCAATCATTGTTCTGCTTATTTTAGTTTCTGGCTGCATAGTTAAGGATGATCGTGAGAAATATTTGGACCAGATTAAAGAAAATGGTTCGGGAAATGTAATTAAGGAAGACCGATATATAACTGGATTCAATTATATTTCTTTCCATGATGATTTTTTCATAACCAACTTAATCATTGATCAGGGAAATGAAGATTTGATTGAAATAGAAGCTGAAGATAATATAATACACCATATAAAAACTGAATTTTTGACAGAAAATGTTACAGAACCCTTTTTATCAATTCAATATGATGCTAACATGCCTAAGCCGACAAAACCTATTCTTATCCATATTACATGCAAAAAACTGAACACTCTGAATTTTTTTGGAGAAGGTAACACTTCTTTAAACAACATAACCAGCGACAATTTGATAATTCGCATTGAACGAGCCAATTGTAATTCCAGTTTGAATGATATTAAAGTTGACAAACTGGAAATAAAACTGAATCAGCTTTCCAAAATGGATGTAATCGGCAGTGCGAACACTCAAAATGTGACAACAGGGAGTGGTTCAATATACCAAGCGGATAAACTGGAATCAAAAATTGCTGATGTGCATGTAGATGGAAATGGCAAAGTAACAGTGAAAGTTACAGATCTGTTAAATGTTGAAATGAATAGTAATGGAGAGCTTTATTATTTGGGTAATCCCCAAATCAATTGGGGTAATCATAATAAAGGTAAAATAGTGAAAATGACATGA
- a CDS encoding heme-binding protein encodes MTESPAYTVESKDGDIEIRVYPGYILAQTDVKADFDKAIGMGFSILANYIFGGNRKKSKISMTAPVSGENLSESEKIAMTVPVTEESVDSEKIPMTAPVTEESVNESEKIPMRVPVTEEKSDSHVYRISFTMPSKYTLETLPEPEDKRIKFKEVKNQKMAVLRFKGRVNHKLADKEMAELKNWLEKNDIKPKSNFIIAQYNHPAVPGFFRKNEVMVKI; translated from the coding sequence ATGACTGAAAGTCCTGCTTATACTGTGGAAAGTAAAGATGGGGATATTGAAATTAGGGTTTATCCGGGTTATATCTTGGCTCAAACAGATGTGAAAGCTGATTTCGATAAAGCAATTGGAATGGGGTTTTCTATTTTAGCCAATTACATTTTTGGTGGCAATAGGAAAAAATCTAAGATATCTATGACTGCCCCAGTGTCTGGTGAAAATTTATCTGAATCTGAGAAAATCGCCATGACCGTACCCGTCACTGAGGAAAGTGTCGATTCAGAAAAGATACCTATGACTGCACCAGTAACTGAGGAATCTGTTAATGAGTCTGAAAAAATCCCAATGAGAGTCCCGGTTACTGAAGAAAAATCCGATTCTCATGTTTACCGTATTTCTTTTACAATGCCCTCTAAATACACATTAGAAACATTACCTGAACCTGAAGATAAAAGAATAAAATTTAAAGAGGTTAAAAACCAAAAGATGGCGGTTTTAAGATTTAAAGGTAGGGTTAATCATAAATTAGCAGATAAAGAAATGGCAGAACTTAAAAATTGGCTTGAAAAAAATGATATAAAACCAAAATCCAATTTCATCATTGCCCAATACAACCATCCTGCTGTACCTGGTTTTTTCAGGAAAAATGAGGTAATGGTAAAAATATAG
- a CDS encoding HXXEE domain-containing protein gives MVNWLYKNWAKLSVLLAIILTLFIIVFIKTENTVLFLIWIQIPVYLLHQFEEHAQNGFKNYINKKVFKVQEGDFPLNDKNILWINIPIIWILMPTFAALSSINMMFGLWIPYFAVLNSLSHVIFSIRNREYNPGLIISLILGIPVGTYALIVFYSNIAVPTIISILSIFFALLLHLIIFGYIRMNYRKQNKAQIDSI, from the coding sequence ATGGTAAATTGGCTCTATAAAAATTGGGCAAAATTAAGTGTTTTACTTGCAATCATTCTTACTTTGTTTATCATTGTTTTCATAAAAACCGAAAATACTGTTCTATTTTTGATTTGGATACAGATACCAGTTTATTTATTGCATCAGTTTGAGGAACATGCACAGAATGGTTTTAAAAATTATATAAATAAAAAAGTATTCAAGGTTCAAGAAGGAGATTTTCCTCTAAATGACAAAAACATTCTTTGGATAAATATTCCAATTATTTGGATATTAATGCCTACTTTCGCAGCTTTATCCTCTATTAACATGATGTTTGGTCTATGGATTCCTTATTTTGCAGTATTAAATAGTTTAAGCCATGTGATTTTTTCTATAAGAAATCGGGAATATAATCCCGGGCTCATCATAAGCCTAATATTAGGGATTCCAGTAGGGACATATGCTTTAATAGTATTTTATTCTAATATTGCCGTTCCGACGATAATCTCTATTCTTTCTATCTTTTTTGCATTATTGCTACATTTAATCATATTTGGTTACATTAGAATGAATTATAGAAAACAAAATAAGGCCCAAATAGATTCAATTTAA
- the bsh gene encoding choloylglycine hydrolase has translation MCTTFSIQTKDGNNFVGRNLDLAYNVNECPLILPRNYLMEDKVTGNMQTTDKALIGIGTVIDDHPSLVDAMNENGLVCAGLNFEGFAHFEEKPVPEKTNITPYDFIYWVVSNYDTIDEVKSALSNIDLVDVPLNDQTPVPTLHWMITDKTGSSIVVEKTKEQLAVYDNPVGVMTNQPTFDWHLMNLNRYISINPNQPEPVKWNDQLLQIHGVGAGTLGLPGDSHSVARFVRIAYARSHMPVLEDDISAVTQCMHMLDYVKMVKAGVLTEGMAEKTTYSACMDQQNGIYYYKNYENSRINAVNMHKEDLDGDEVIKCPYLKTQDINYQN, from the coding sequence ATGTGTACAACATTTAGTATTCAAACAAAAGATGGAAATAATTTTGTTGGACGAAATTTAGATTTGGCATATAATGTAAATGAATGTCCCCTAATTCTTCCGAGAAATTACTTGATGGAAGATAAAGTTACTGGAAATATGCAAACGACTGACAAAGCCCTTATTGGCATTGGGACGGTAATTGATGACCATCCATCCCTGGTTGATGCCATGAATGAAAATGGACTCGTCTGTGCGGGTCTGAATTTTGAAGGATTCGCACATTTTGAAGAAAAACCAGTACCTGAAAAAACAAATATCACACCTTACGACTTCATTTACTGGGTAGTCTCCAACTACGATACAATTGATGAAGTTAAGAGTGCTCTTTCTAACATAGATTTAGTAGATGTGCCCTTAAATGACCAGACACCAGTACCCACACTCCACTGGATGATAACTGATAAAACTGGTTCGTCAATTGTAGTTGAAAAAACTAAAGAACAACTCGCAGTCTATGATAACCCTGTGGGAGTAATGACCAATCAACCCACCTTTGACTGGCATTTGATGAATCTAAACAGATACATATCTATTAATCCCAATCAACCTGAACCAGTCAAGTGGAATGACCAGTTGTTGCAGATTCATGGTGTTGGAGCTGGTACTCTGGGACTACCAGGAGACTCGCATAGCGTTGCAAGATTTGTAAGAATTGCCTATGCCCGATCTCATATGCCAGTTCTGGAGGATGATATCAGTGCTGTGACCCAATGTATGCACATGCTTGACTATGTAAAAATGGTAAAAGCAGGGGTTTTAACAGAGGGAATGGCAGAAAAAACAACCTATTCTGCTTGTATGGATCAACAAAACGGCATCTATTATTACAAAAATTATGAAAATAGCCGAATAAATGCGGTTAATATGCATAAAGAAGACCTGGATGGTGATGAAGTAATCAAATGCCCTTATCTAAAAACACAGGATATAAATTATCAAAATTAA
- a CDS encoding DUF4013 domain-containing protein: MKIGEIVKDSIRYPFSNWISFLILGVFLVFSSVNSINSASGIGLALSTRWALIGLIFGLIICGYQFRILKSSLIGIDELPKFNNWYDLIINGIKVIIVCIVYFIPYFFILFLGVVFFVLSAGSPETTNVSSFFGILLIIVILYIAIIFPLLLMSLVNMAFYDGDLGAPFRFGEIIKKISNIGWDSFIVWYVVTVVASLILVVSGALIEFLFLLIQLKVIGVLLVYLFAIPFLSIYLFRSTALFYLSDDPGFLECENCGGYYQLQVGESPEDFEKCQCGGALKHTTNMQLDTRTEGSNFDVRSFIKRKKTFILVGVLALIIIAIPVILLQNTPNTFVTTEKTLIGSYDASQLDSPRTLGTFVAIPPGTTKATIEYNLSWTPAFAGVNGMIIMGYNTNTTSHWGAPDNRNIIYNEGVTFSDDDHNDKNGTIAIDNSAIKSIVISGNGVKGTVNVYAYKTKLAI, from the coding sequence ATGAAAATTGGGGAAATTGTTAAGGATTCTATTAGATATCCTTTTTCAAATTGGATATCCTTTTTGATTTTAGGAGTTTTCTTAGTTTTTAGTAGTGTAAATAGTATCAATAGTGCATCAGGCATAGGTCTAGCACTATCAACAAGATGGGCGCTTATTGGACTGATATTTGGATTAATAATTTGTGGCTATCAATTTAGAATTCTGAAATCATCATTAATTGGTATTGATGAACTTCCTAAATTTAATAATTGGTATGACCTGATTATAAATGGTATTAAAGTTATTATAGTTTGTATTGTGTATTTCATTCCTTACTTTTTTATTTTATTCTTAGGAGTAGTATTTTTTGTATTATCTGCCGGAAGTCCGGAAACGACAAATGTTAGTTCTTTCTTTGGTATTTTATTAATTATTGTAATTTTATACATTGCCATCATTTTTCCGCTATTGTTAATGTCTTTAGTAAATATGGCTTTTTACGACGGTGATCTGGGAGCTCCATTTAGATTCGGTGAAATAATAAAAAAAATCTCCAATATTGGATGGGATAGTTTCATAGTATGGTATGTTGTTACTGTAGTTGCTTCTTTAATTTTAGTTGTTTCAGGGGCTTTAATTGAGTTTCTTTTCCTTTTGATCCAATTAAAAGTCATTGGAGTTTTATTAGTGTATTTATTTGCAATTCCATTCCTAAGCATCTACCTTTTTAGATCAACTGCATTATTTTATCTATCTGATGATCCTGGGTTTTTAGAATGCGAAAACTGCGGAGGATATTACCAATTACAAGTTGGTGAATCCCCTGAAGATTTCGAAAAGTGCCAGTGCGGGGGTGCTTTAAAACATACCACAAACATGCAATTAGATACGCGAACAGAGGGCTCAAACTTTGATGTACGCAGTTTCATAAAAAGAAAAAAGACTTTTATCCTGGTTGGAGTACTGGCTCTTATTATCATAGCAATACCAGTTATATTGCTCCAGAACACACCAAATACTTTTGTAACCACCGAAAAAACTTTAATAGGGTCTTATGATGCAAGTCAATTGGATTCACCACGCACATTAGGTACATTTGTTGCTATACCACCCGGAACAACAAAGGCTACAATAGAATACAATTTATCATGGACTCCTGCTTTTGCAGGTGTTAACGGTATGATAATAATGGGTTATAACACCAATACAACTTCTCATTGGGGTGCCCCGGATAATAGAAATATAATTTATAATGAAGGCGTTACCTTCTCGGACGATGATCATAACGATAAAAATGGAACTATAGCCATAGATAATTCCGCCATCAAGAGCATTGTAATTTCAGGAAATGGAGTTAAAGGTACAGTCAATGTTTATGCTTATAAAACAAAACTGGCAATTTAA